In Candidatus Methylomirabilis sp., the genomic window TACGCCAACCCGCAGGACGCCCAAGCCCAGGTAGACGCCCTGCGGAAGGAGGGGTTGAGCCCCATCGTGGTGAAGAACTGAGGACCCAGAATGCGCTCGTGGTCCTCAGTGTCCCCGTCACTTTTTAACGCGTTAGACCTGGCAGAAAGGGGTGACCGGCGTGACGAAGGCGGATATTGCGTCCCTGGTCGCGCAGAAGGGGCTCACCAAGAAGCAGGCCATGGAGGCGGTCGAGGCGACGCTGGAGACCATCAAGGGGGCCCTCAAGAAGGGGGAGAAGATCCAGTTGGTGGGCTTCGGCTCCTTCCAGGTCCGGGCGAAACGAGCGCGGAAGGGGCGCAACCCTCAGACTGGGTCGGAGATCATCATCACGGCGCGCAAGGTGCTCAAGTTCAAGCCCGGCAAGGCCCTGCAGCAGGCGGTGAACCCCCGCAAGCCCTAGGTCCCCTTCCGCGGCCTGGCCCCCGGACGGCGGCCTCCGCGGGGCCACACTGAGGTGTTCCTGTGAAGAAGCACGCGCCGTCGGAGGTGCGGCCCTCCCATGAGCCCATCCCTGACAAGCTGTACTTCAAGATCGGCGAGGTGGCGCGGATCACCGGCGTGCAGCCGTATATCCTGCGCTACTGGGAGTCGGAGTTCTCCGTCCTCCAGCCCAAGAAGAGCGGGACGGGGCAGCGGCTGTACCGGAAGAAGGACATCCAGACGGTCCTGAAGATCAAGCACCTGCTCTACGACCAGAAGTTCACCATCGCGGGGGCGAAACGACGCCTCCTCTCGGACGGGGGGGAAGCCCCGGCCGATCTGGGCGAGACCCTGCGGCGCCTGCGGGAGGGGCTCGAGGGGCTTGCGGCCCTCCTGCGAAGGCAGTAGCATCGAGGACAGACGCACTCTCCCGGGGCGTGGCGCAGCCTGGTAGCGCACTGGCATGGGGGGCCAGGGGTCATGGGTTCAAATCCCGTCGCCCCGACCAGTAGTCTGGAGGGGCTAGGCCGGGACGCCTAGCCCCATTTTGGTTCTTGCGGGAGGGAATGGGCGTCTCGGCGATCCGATGCGCGCCCCCCGCCTGGTTCACCGGAGAGGCAGATCCCGCCACCGTTCGCCGCGAAGCGCCCCGGGGAGCGCTGACCCCGGGGAGGACAGTACCGCCGTGCGCCCCGCCCGACTGCTCCGCGCCGCGCTGACCTTTCTCGCTCCCCTCGGGCTGCTCGGGTTCCTCTGGGCCGTGGCCGTCCCGGCGTTTCACATCCCGGGTCGGGTCTTCCCGTCCTTGGGCGAGGTCGGCATAGCCGGTGCCCGAATGCTGTGGGACGGCAGCCTCCTCCATCACGTGGCGCAGAGCCTGATGCGCGTGCTCGTCGGGACGGTGCTGGCCCTCGCTGTGAGCGTCCCGCTGGGGGTCGCGATGAGCGTGAGCCGGCTGACGGCGGCGGTCCTGACCCCCCTGTTCCGCTTCTTCTCGGTCCTCGCCGGAATCGCCTGGATCCCGATCGCCACCCTCTGGTTCGGCTACGGCTTCGGGGCGATCACCTTCGTCATCTTCAATGCCGTCTTCTTCGTCGTGTCG contains:
- a CDS encoding integration host factor subunit alpha; the encoded protein is MTKADIASLVAQKGLTKKQAMEAVEATLETIKGALKKGEKIQLVGFGSFQVRAKRARKGRNPQTGSEIIITARKVLKFKPGKALQQAVNPRKP
- a CDS encoding MerR family transcriptional regulator, which codes for MKKHAPSEVRPSHEPIPDKLYFKIGEVARITGVQPYILRYWESEFSVLQPKKSGTGQRLYRKKDIQTVLKIKHLLYDQKFTIAGAKRRLLSDGGEAPADLGETLRRLREGLEGLAALLRRQ
- a CDS encoding ABC transporter permease — its product is MRPARLLRAALTFLAPLGLLGFLWAVAVPAFHIPGRVFPSLGEVGIAGARMLWDGSLLHHVAQSLMRVLVGTVLALAVSVPLGVAMSVSRLTAAVLTPLFRFFSVLAGIAWIPIATLWFGYGFGAITFVIFNAVFFVVSYNTLLGVARIPRPLRYAAASLGAGPWRMLTEVLLPGALPNIVTGIRTGMGYAWRGLIAAEMIATNAGLGYLVFVARDFYRTEVILLGMIAIGTLWLLLDLLLLAPVERATIERWGMVRRVG